CAGCCATCGCAACGACTCTCTTGGCATTGTCAGGAACATCGCTCAATGACATCGGGACGTAAGCGATCTGGACGTTGTCCAGAGCGTCCAGCAACTGACAGCAGAGAATACCGTCCGCGAGCGTCGCGACCCTGGCCTTGTCGGTCTCCGGGTCTATGTAGTAGACACTCTCCGCTCCAGGGCCCATCTTCGTTTTTCCATCCACCACTTCGATGGTGTGCTTCTCGCTCCTTGCATGCCACTTGAAGTTGTGCTTGCAGTTCTTCACGGCTTCCATCACAACCGGCTCATGCATCTTGACAATCCTCGTCTTCCGGTCGACCATCAATCCTTTCCGCTCGAGGAGGTCAAGGGTCAGATCAGAATTGACAAGGACGCCGGTCTTCTCAAGAACCTGGAGAGTGGCGCCATGGATGGCGTCCAGCTGATTCTTCTCCAATACCTTCAACATCTGTCTCCTAGACACCATGGGACCACACTCCGTTCGCCGGAAACGAGTTCGACTTGGACAAATTCCAAAGAGCAAAGCTCTCAGAAACCTCTCTCACCTGACGCTCCGGTGGCCGGACAACATCCTTCATTTAGATAAATTGATGCCCAAGACTTCAGGGAAAATTGCGTCCACAAAGGACCACTGAGCGAGCTCATCTGCTATTCGCCCATCAAAGCATTTATGATACAGGGTCGCAATGGCGACGCTGGATGCACGATAGTTTTGTTGCCATCCTCAGCAGCGGGAGTAGCGGCAACTCGGCTCTTGTCATGTCCAAAGACTCAGGAGTCCTCATAGACGCCGGGATATCGTGTCGCGAGCTCGAACGTAGGATGGCGTTGTTCGGCGCAGAGCCGACGCAAGTCGAGGCCGTAGTGCTCACACACGAACACACCGACCATGTCAGGAGCGCCAAGAGGTTCGGCGACGAATATGGTGTGCCCGTGTACGGCACTCGAGGAACTCTGGCTCTCACACCGCTCGATGGCGTTGAGACCGTAACCTTTCCCGCAGGGAAGACCTTCACAATCGGTTCGCTGCATCTGAAACCATTCAAGGTTCGTCATCTCGCGGCCGATCCGGTCGCATTTTCCATCAATGTCGGCTCGAAGAGAGTCAGCATCGCCTCTGACCTGGGATGCATCACAGCGAGCGTTGTGGACGAGATGAGCGATTCGGACCTCCTTATGATCGAAGCCAATTACGACGAGAAGATGCTCCTCGGAGGCAGTTATCCTGAATTCCTGAAGAGAGCGATAAGGGGGGACAATGGCCATCTGTCGAACGATGACGCGGGCAGGCTCTCGGCGAAGACAGCCACCTCAAGGACCAAGAAGGTCGTCCTGGTGCACTTGAGCAATGAGAACAACACGCCTGAGAGAGCGAGGGAGACTGTAGAGCAGAGCCTTAGACAATCGAAGCTGCAAACAGAAGTGAAGGTCACGGAACACGGAGCGGCGAACGGCCCATTCGCACTATCCTGAGCCTATCACGCTTGCTTTGCCGTGTGAAACGAGTGTGTTCGCGATGCCCCTCGGAAGCGAGATGATGTCCTCCTTCTTCAGCTTATAATCCTTGTCGACGCCCGCGAACGTCGGAAGGTCTTCAAGCACCCGAACAAGGACCAGTTCGTCCCTGGCCTTATCGCCGGTGTCTTCTGGATTCTTGTCCTCACACGCCTTTGCCGCCGGTGCTTCGGGCAGTTCCGTCACGTCCCTCGGCTGAGTGAATCTGGGCCCGAGCTCTTCGAAGTCTGCATTCGAATCTTTGTGCGCTCCGATAACGGATGTCAGGCTGG
This region of Candidatus Thermoplasmatota archaeon genomic DNA includes:
- a CDS encoding trimethylamine methyltransferase family protein, with product MVSRRQMLKVLEKNQLDAIHGATLQVLEKTGVLVNSDLTLDLLERKGLMVDRKTRIVKMHEPVVMEAVKNCKHNFKWHARSEKHTIEVVDGKTKMGPGAESVYYIDPETDKARVATLADGILCCQLLDALDNVQIAYVPMSLSDVPDNAKRVVAMAAGLINSSKLTFGGSTDKNDVELAMRLGEAIYGDREMLRKKPLFCGYVDPISPLAHEHTMLEGLLGYVSMDMPVFVTVMALAGGTAPASIAGLLVQQNA
- a CDS encoding MBL fold metallo-hydrolase, whose amino-acid sequence is MHDSFVAILSSGSSGNSALVMSKDSGVLIDAGISCRELERRMALFGAEPTQVEAVVLTHEHTDHVRSAKRFGDEYGVPVYGTRGTLALTPLDGVETVTFPAGKTFTIGSLHLKPFKVRHLAADPVAFSINVGSKRVSIASDLGCITASVVDEMSDSDLLMIEANYDEKMLLGGSYPEFLKRAIRGDNGHLSNDDAGRLSAKTATSRTKKVVLVHLSNENNTPERARETVEQSLRQSKLQTEVKVTEHGAANGPFALS